The Candidatus Angelobacter sp. DNA window GGCCCGCAGGCCGTTCGGCAGGTAACCCCGGCCGCTGCAGGCTTCCAATTTTTTCAACTTGAGTTTTAATCCGGCCATGCTTGAAGCGGACCTCGTGCCGGCGCCGGAGAAGAACTCACCCTGCCTGATGGTTGTCTTGCACGGGCTGGGAGACAGTCTGGAGGGCTATCGCTGGCTGCCGCCCGCGCTGGGATTGCCGTGGCTGAATTATCTGCTGGTCAACGCGCCGGACCCTTATTTTGGCGGCTATTCGTGGTACGACTTTTCCGGGGACGTGGGCGTCGGCGTGGAAAGAAGCCGTGCTCTGCTGATTGAATTGCTGGACGAGCAACGCAAACTCGGTTGGACCACGGAACAATCGGTCCTGTTCGGCTTTTCCCAGGGCTGCCTTATGACGATCGAGATCGGTTTGCGTTATCCGCACCGGTTTGCCGGCCTCGTGGGCATCAGCGGTTATGTCCATGAACCGGAGCAATCGCTTCGAGAACTCTCGCCTGTCGCAAAGTTGCAGCGCTTCCTCATCACACACGGCACAGATGATCCGTTGATCCCGTTCGCAGCAGTGCGGGAGCAAATCAAGCTGTTGAAAACCGGCGGGCTGCAGATTGAGTGGCATGAATTTGTGAAGGCTCACACGATCGCCGGTGAAACGGAGTTGGCTGTGATCCGCGATTTCGTCCGGGCATGTTACGGGCGGTAGGCGGTCGTCGCTTCTTCCTTTCTTCTGCCGACGGGTTTGACTTTTGCCGTCTTTTCTGGTCTCGTGTCGGCGCTGGTTTCGGGAAACGCTCGGGAGCGACAACTTCACCTTGCGGATTGCGAACAGAATGCGCCTTACATATTTCCATCGAGCCAAGACGGTGGCCTTGATTCTGCAGTGCTCCTTGTGGACGCCATTGACCAGGGCGGCGCCGACCGTTGGCAGTATTTCTCCGACACAGGGAAAACCCGGCACCCAGGTTGTCATCAACGGGTCCGGGTTTTCGACGGCGACGGAAGTAAAATTCG harbors:
- a CDS encoding serine esterase, producing the protein MLEADLVPAPEKNSPCLMVVLHGLGDSLEGYRWLPPALGLPWLNYLLVNAPDPYFGGYSWYDFSGDVGVGVERSRALLIELLDEQRKLGWTTEQSVLFGFSQGCLMTIEIGLRYPHRFAGLVGISGYVHEPEQSLRELSPVAKLQRFLITHGTDDPLIPFAAVREQIKLLKTGGLQIEWHEFVKAHTIAGETELAVIRDFVRACYGR